A genomic region of Candidozyma auris chromosome 5, complete sequence contains the following coding sequences:
- the NCP1 gene encoding NADPH--hemoprotein reductase, whose product MALDTLDFAVIAGLALAVAFYFGREFIFGSDQATSAGFVAGGDENDRDLGATLKTNKKNAVVFFGSQTGTAEDYANKLAKELHSKFGLSVLIADMADYDYDNFHELNPDYLFFFLVATYGEGEPTDNAVEFFNWLEGDAEQLSNIKFTVFGLGNSTYEFYNAMGAKLNEKFEELGAERIAPYGQGDDGIGTMDEDFLSWKEECFDCLKANLDLEEREVEYEPSFELVEEQELDTNAEGVSHGEPNKAYVNMSKDLTKGPFDHTHPYLAPIKKTQELFVSEQRSCVHTEFDISNSNLRYTTGDHLAIWPSNSDENVSRFLSCFGFADRKDEVFSLKALDSTVSIPFPVPITYEAAVRHHMEISGPISRQSLASIAPFAPNEETKKEAMKLGSDKELFAKQIHDCNLNLADALLKISGGVKWESVPFVFLIELMPSLQPRYYSISSSSLSEKTSIHVTAVVEVEKHDEHIVSGVATNLLKDIEVHQNGSHFTYNISYDLKGPKNKFDGYKLPVHVRRSTFKLPSNPSTPIILVGPGTGVAPMRGFVRERAKLLQQDHNINVGKILLFYGCRTSTEDFLYKTEWPEYAKQLGQSFEMDVAFSRESSEKVYVQDKILARAEMVDELLQNGAYIYVCGDASRMARDVQSTFVKVISQQRQLPEEKAAELVRSLKVQNRYQEDVW is encoded by the coding sequence ATGGCATTGGATACTTTGGATTTTGCAGTCATCGCCGGGTTGGCTTTGGCAGTAGCATTTTACTTCGGTAGAGAGTTCATCTTTGGATCCGACCAGGCAACATCAGCTGGTTTCGTCGCTGGCGGCGACGAAAATGACCGTGATTTGGGTGCTACTTTAAAAACGAATAAAAAGAATGCGGTTGTGTTTTTCGGCTCTCAAACAGGAACGGCGGAGGATTATGCAAACAAGTTAGCCAAAGAGCTTCACTCAAAATTTGGATTATCTGTATTAATTGCAGACATGGCGGATTATGACTACGACAATTTTCACGAATTGAATCCTGATtatctcttcttctttcttgttgCGACCtatggtgaaggtgaacCTACTGATAATGCAGTTGAGTTTTTTAACTGGTTGGAAGGCGACGCAGAACAACTCTCGAACATCAAGTTCACGGTTTTTGGCCTAGGAAATTCAACTTACGAGTTTTACAATGCCATGGGGGCAAAACTCAAcgaaaaatttgaagaattgggtGCTGAACGCATAGCACCTTACGGGCAAGGTGATGACGGTATCGGCACGATGGACGAGGACTTTTTGTCTTGGAAAGAGGAGTGCTTTGATTGCCTTAAAGCGAATTtggatttggaagaaagagaggTGGAATATGAGCCATCCTTTGAGCTTGTCGAAGAGCAGGAATTAGATACAAACGCCGAAGGCGTTTCACACGGTGAGCCTAACAAAGCTTATGTTAATATGTCGAAAGACTTGACGAAGGGCCCCTTTGATCATACTCATCCATATTTGGCCCCCATAAAGAAGACGCAAGAGCTATTTGTATCTGAGCAAAGATCCTGTGTCCATACGGAATTCGACATTTCTAACTCAAATCTAAGATACACAACTGGAGACCATCTAGCCATTTGGCCCTCAAACTCAGATGAGAATGTTTCTCGATTCCTTTCTTGCTTTGGTTTTGCTGATCGGAAAGACGAAGTATTTTCTCTCAAAGCATTGGATTCCACCGTTCTGATTCCATTTCCGGTACCTATTACTTACGAAGCTGCTGTGAGACACCATATGGAAATCTCCGGTCCCATTTCCAGACAGTCTTTAGCCTCAATTGCGCCCTTTGCTCCAAACGAGgaaacaaagaaggaggctATGAAATTGGGAAGTGACAAAGAATTATTCGCAAAACAAATTCATGACTGTAACCTTAATTTGGCGGATGCTTTATTAAAAATTTCGGGCGGAGTGAAGTGGGAATCTGTCCCATTTGTGTTCTTGATAGAGCTTATGCCAAGCTTACAACCTCGCTACTACTCCatctcctcctcctcgttgTCTGAAAAAACATCGATTCATGTAACTGCTGTCGTGGAGGTTGAAAAGCATGATGAACATATTGTCAGTGGTGTTGCGACTAACTTGCTTAAGGATATCGAAGTGCATCAAAATGGGTCACATTTCACCTACAATATCAGTTATGATTTGAAAGGGCCAAAGAACAAGTTTGATGGCTATAAGTTGCCGGTGCATGTTAGGAGATCCACCTTTAAGTTGCCGTCAAATCCTTCAACTCCTATCATCTTAGTAGGACCCGGAACTGGTGTCGCACCAATGAGAGGGTTTGTCAGAGAAAGGGCCAAGCTCTTGCAGCAGGATCACAACATCAACGTTGGAAAAATTCTCTTATTTTATGGGTGTAGAACTCTGACTGAAGATTTTCTTTACAAAACTGAGTGGCCGGAGTATGCTAAACAATTGGGACAGCTGTTTGAGATGGATGTGGCCTTTTCTAGGGAATCGAGTGAAAAGGTATATGTTCAGGACAAAATTTTGGCTAGAGCCGAGATGGTGgatgagcttttgcaaaatggtGCTTACATATACGTTTGTGGTGACGCCTCTAGAATGGCGAGGGATGTGCAATCTACGTTCGTTAAAGTCATATCTCAGCAAAGGCAGCTTCCAGAGGAGAAAGCAGCAGAGTTGGTGAGGTCACTCAAGGTTCAAAATCGctatcaagaagatgtttggtga
- the OSH3 gene encoding oxysterol-binding protein related protein OSH3 gives METLEVHSKDFLVKWVHAVDNSSIVWQVKPLKKSINFSIYKKATSNELEDCGDNSNHGSQDLSAPEGKQFRNISSSEGLSDSSRMRSGSVASVNQITQSNSLRSKSRSTSFTNSLSSSNLILVKDYFKLVPGELVRGQFYVEKEGMYAFIFDNSFSKAVSKKVLFSSKLVTNAEPPSSLVQSETSPEMVSEAQGTTVSKASTNIMRLKDGELMMSTLLKRKRKKLQGFTKRTFVLNFKYSTLSYFKINDNKLRGQMPILHSIVSANSRTREIFVDSGMEVWDLKALNQSDFEAWINAFDKVKKGSNEFRSDDSEDAKALSESVEPLLHELEGLSDNLASLVKASSNLDRDQLESRLSELSTSMQNILLSQKRKDNSLTPVLSNSEFFDAEETLDASSRGVVLMDVVDRKQSEDDFEEEHEESDSSSDAESDELPAPSVEVKEAKHVEKGEADMDSCLYPLPLDPISRECDIPSCDHEPPNLLSFVRKNVGKDLSSISMPVDMNEPITVLQKYAEQLEYSEMIDNALDGTYPENSGELILRIAAFAVSNLSSFRKKIRSTRKPFNPLLGETFELVREDKGFRLISEKVSHKPPVFAVFAESEQWSLSYSASPTQKFWGKTYEITTKGIVKLSVKATGETFTWSQPTSLLKNIIAGEKYTEPSSSIHVKSSSGQRAVVEFSKGGMFSGRSEDLTIKAFDSTKKQLPYTVVGKWTESMTLKTNNTEKVIWTAGNLLPNCEKKFGFTEFAGSLNKITSIEEDYIPPCDSRLRPDMRAYENGNVSKAESLKMQLEEDQRKRRAEMEQIGKTHTPAFFKHLGNTSEPDSGKWIYLTGEMSYWNRRRAKNWQGIQKLW, from the coding sequence ATGGAGACTTTAGAAGTTCACTCCAAGGATTTCCTTGTGAAGTGGGTGCATGCTGTCGACAACTCTTCTATCGTTTGGCAGGTGAAGCCATTAAAGAAGTccatcaacttttcaatttACAAAAAAGCTACCTCAAATGAATTGGAGGATTGCGGGGATAATTCAAATCATGGAAGCCAGGATTTGCTGGCCCCTGAGGGAAAGCAATTTCGAAACATCTCATCAAGTGAAGGATTATCTGATCTGTCTCGCATGAGATCGGGATCTGTCGCCTCGGTGAATCAAATCACACAACTGAACTCTCTTAGAAGTAAGTCGAGATCTACCTCTTTTACTAATAGTTTGAGTAGCTCGAACTTGATATTGGTGAAGGACTACTTCAAGTTGGTACCCGGTGAACTTGTGCGTGGCCAATTCTATGTTGAGAAGGAGGGAATGTACGCATTCATATTTGATAATTCATTCTCGAAAGCGGTTAGCAAAAAGGTTCTTTTTAGCTCTAAGCTCGTCACCAACGCGGAACCGCCTTCTTCGCTCGTGCAATCTGAGACCAGTCCTGAGATGGTTTCAGAAGCGCAAGGCACAACCGTAAGTAAAGCATCTACCAATATCATGAGGTTGAAGGATGGTGAGTTAATGATGAGCACTTTGCTtaagagaaaaagaaaaaagcttcaaggCTTCACTAAAAGAACATTTGTATTGAATTTCAAGTACAGTACCTTGTCGTACTTTAAGATTAATGATAACAAATTAAGGGGTCAAATGCCTATATTACATTCCATAGTGAGCGCCAATTCTAGGACAAGGGAAATTTTCGTCGACTCTGGTATGGAAGTGTGGGATTTGAAAGCTCTCAACCAAAGTGATTTTGAGGCCTGGATCAAtgcttttgacaaagtaAAGAAAGGGCTGAATGAATTTCGTCTGGATGACTCCGAGGATGCCAAAGCCTTGTCGGAATCTGTGGAGCCTTTATTGCACGAACTTGAAGGTTTGAGTGACAACCTCGCTTCATTAGTGAAAGCCAGCTCAAATCTCGATCGTGACCAACTCGAGTCCCGCTTACTGGAGTTGTCTACAAGCATGCAGAATATTTTGCTCTCgcaaaagaggaaagacAATAGTTTGACTCCAGTACTTTCTAACTCTGAGTTCTTTGATGCAGAAGAAACATTGGATGCTTCTTCACGTGGAGTAGTCCTCATGGACGTTGTTGATCGCAAACAgtctgaagatgattttgaggagGAACACGAAGAGTCTGATCTGTCTTCTGACGCTGAATCGGACGAGCTCCCCGCGCCGTCCGTTGAAGTCAAGGAAGCGAAGCATGTCGAGAAGGGTGAAGCTGATATGGACCTGTGTCTCTACCCTTTGCCATTAGATCCCATCTCAAGAGAATGCGATATACCCTCATGTGACCATGAACCACCAAATTTACTTTCGTTCGTAAGAAAGAATGTTGGAAAGGATCTCTCCTCCATTTCTATGCCGGTTGATATGAATGAGCCGATTACTGTCTTACAAAAGTATGCAGAGCAACTAGAATATTCTGAAATGATCGATAATGCTCTTGATGGTACATACCCCGAGAATTCCGGTGAGCTCATTTTGAGAATCGCGGCTTTCGCTGTCAGCAACTTGTCTTccttcagaaagaaaatccGGAGTACTAGAAAACCCTTCAACCCATTATTAGGAGAAACCTTCGAATTAGTTCGAGAAGATAAGGGTTTTAGGCTCATTAGCGAGAAGGTTTCCCACAAGCCTCCTGTCTTTGCCGTTTTTGCGGAATCTGAACAATGGTCTCTTAGTTACTCAGCTTCGCCAACGCAGAAATTTTGGGGGAAAACATATGAAATTACAACCAAAGGAATTGTCAAGCTTTCTGTAAAGGCGACAGGTGAAACCTTTACATGGTCACAGCCAACCAGTCTCCTCAAGAATATAATCGCGGGTGAAAAGTATACAGAGCCATCGCTGTCAATCCATGTGAAATCAAGTTCTGGCCAAAGAGCGGTTGTCGAATTCTCAAAGGGCGGTATGTTTAGTGGTCGGTCAGAAGATCTCACAATAAAGGCTTTTGACTCTACCAAGAAACAGTTGCCATACACAGTTGTTGGTAAATGGACTGAGTCCATGACCCTCAAGACTAACAACACTGAAAAAGTGATCTGGACGGCGGGAAATTTGCTTCCCAATTGTGAAAAGAAGTTTGGCTTCACAGAATTCGCAGGTTCTCTCAATAAAATTACCCtgattgaagaagattatATTCCCCCTTGTGACTCGAGACTTAGACCAGATATGAGAGCCTATGAAAACGGCAATGTTTCCAAAGCGGAACTGTTGAAGATGCAattggaagaagatcagAGAAAACGTCGCGCCGAAATGGAGCAGATTGGCAAAACTCATACTCCGGCATTTTTTAAACACCTCGGAAATACATCAGAACCGGACTCTGGCAAGTGGATTTATTTGACAGGAGAGATGAGCTACTGGAACAGAAGACGAGCTAAGAACTGGCAAGGCATCCAGAAGCTTTGGTGA
- a CDS encoding Smc5-Smc6 complex subunit, with amino-acid sequence MPKRSFEEYDEPYLSSENEEEAEMSSRISLNREVKSQIIRMIITRETRNLKVRKEHLNAIVKENRLKITKNPNLSDIGVEMSDIFAIEARLVGSHVEVKSCLESSSKTLLKDLIISSDHSTTVKDRTSGLFLLPANSKSDGSIDDYSLVWGGVTLLILALIAVNEGHIEETFLLEQLASFGISSNKSMTVANTGLNIYEVLLELSRRDYLIKNIADSQEGSLKNTYYGLGVRAIKDFPPVIFRHYLVNIFPKEDDIHQKVDVCLSRCFRDLTNSDADMRSSQRNFT; translated from the coding sequence AtgccaaaaagaagttttgaagaatacgATGAGCCTTATCTCTCGCTGGAAAACGAGGAGGAAGCTGAGATGTCCTCTCGAATTTCGTTGAACAGAGAAGTTAAAAGTCAAATAATCCGCATGATTATCACAAGAGAAACCCGCAATCTAAAGGTAAGAAAAGAGCACTTGAATGCAATAGTAAAGGAAAATCGACTCAAGATTACGAAAAACCCTAATTTAAGTGATATTGGTGTTGAAATGAGTGATATTTTTGCAATAGAAGCCCGATTAGTTGGCTCACATGTCGAAGTGAAGTCTTGCCTTGAGTCGTCTTCAAAGACCTTGCTTAAAGACTTAATCATCTCCTCCGATCACAGCACTACTGTTAAAGATCGAACATCTGGCTTATTCTTGCTACCGGCAAATTCCAAACTGGACGGGTCAATTGACGATTATCTGTTGGTATGGGGAGGTGTGACGCTATTGATTTTAGCCCTCATAGCTGTGAATGAGGGTCACATAGAAGAAACCTTCCTTTTGGAGCAGCTTGCTAGTTTTGGAATCTCTTCCAATAAAAGCATGACTGTTGCTAACACTGGTCTCAATATATACGAAGTACTTCTAGAGTTACTGAGAAGAGATtacttgatcaaaaacATCGCAGACTCACAAGAGGGAAGCCTAAAGAACACATACTATGGTCTAGGAGTGCGCGCTATAAAGGACTTCCCTCCCGTGATTTTTCGGCACTATTTGGTGAATATCTTCCCCAAAGAGGACGACATACATCAAAAGGTCGACGTCTGTTTGAGTAGGTGTTTCAGAGATCTTACGAACTCTGACGCGGACATGCGTTCGAGTCAACGGAACTTCACCTGA